One part of the Dioscorea cayenensis subsp. rotundata cultivar TDr96_F1 chromosome 2, TDr96_F1_v2_PseudoChromosome.rev07_lg8_w22 25.fasta, whole genome shotgun sequence genome encodes these proteins:
- the LOC120275515 gene encoding uncharacterized protein LOC120275515 isoform X3 translates to MTQSWLDNAKFSTASTSASGSCPVFLQSSSNSCSRHRNVFKLLESREISPRGRHSKRLWGLPSKNRVDCTAPRCEITDARHALVSWVEAESLRHLSARYCPLLPPPRSTIAAAFSSDGKTLASTHGDHTVKIIDCQTGNCLKVLSGHRRTPWVVRFHPLRPEIIASGSLDHEVRLWNAHTGDCIGSRDFYRPIASIAFHAQGEILAVASGHKLFIWHYNRVGDPSSPTIVLKTRRSLRAVHFHPHAAPFLLTAEVNDLDSPDSPLTLATSAGYVQYPPPAVFFASANSSLRPYVEAKLPLMLSPYLFWPTVIKEDERTSFQDVNRATTSVNNQQRVESTRPSYPNTERQNDSMAPMETCPAEIPCLQNVTEGANNNSLSDSIMENAENNDSLPPSGLQNSSSAVPPSTYQLNGMTIQMPTSQSRSLPDGSPVVNASHPLGNIDLQMLSRSVETGHVHPFISFSDPACWELPFLQGWLMGQSHAGLHTMGPVNTTAQGNLPVVRGPSSNSADLLHSRNLEALLASSGIPTNYGHTRGSGRSASRHRPRSRLIPPTGSGEGASFPHPQNDVVDAHHAPSNIESDISSSLAAAAAAELPCTVKLRIWTHDIQNPCAPLDNDICQLTIPHAVLCSEMGAHFSPCGRFLAACVACMLPRLEGDPGLHSQMHYDSAGAATSPTRHPISAHQVMYELRIYSLEEATFGSILASRAIRAAHCLTSIQFSPTSEHILLAYGRRHNSLLRSIVVDGETAIPIYTVLEVYRVSDMELVRVLPSAEDEVNVACFHPLVGGGLVYGTKEGKLRILQYDGSNGANCNGSNFFLEENMLEESL, encoded by the exons ATGACTCAGTCATGGTTAGATAATGCAAAGTTTTCCACGGCATCAACTTCAGCATCTGGGTCTTGTCCTGTATTTTTGCAATCGTCATCGAATTCTTGCTCACGGCACAG AAATGTTTTTAAGCTGTTAGAATCAAGGGAGATATCTCCTCGAGGAAGACACTCCAAAAGGCTTTGGGGATTGCCTTCAAAAAACAGAGTTGATTGTACTGCgccaagatgtgaaataacagaTGCAAGACATGCTCTTGTTTCTTG GGTAGAAGCAGAGTCCTTAAGGCATTTGTCTGCCAGATACTGTCCTCTTCTTCCTCCACCAAGGTCAACAATTGCTGCGGCATTTAGTTCAGATGGCAAAACACTTGCTTCCACACA TGGTGATCACACTGTCAAAATAATCGACTGCCAAACTGGTAATTGTTTGAAAGTGTTAAGCGGCCATAGGCGGACACCATGGGTG GTTAGGTTCCATCCATTACGCCCAGAAATAATTGCCAGTGGTAGCTTGGATCATGAAGTGCGTTTGTGGAATGCTCATACTGGGGACTGCATAGGATCACGCGATTTTT ATCGTCCAATAGCATCTATTGCATTCCATGCCCAAGGAGAGATTCTTGCTGTGGCTTCAGGTCACAAG CTGTTCATATGGCATTACAACCGAGTAGGAGACCCTTCTTCTCCAACTATTGTGCTGAAGACAAGGCGCTCATTGAGGGCTGTGCATTTTCACCCTCATGCAGCCCCATTTCTATTAACTGCTGAG GTAAATGACCTGGATTCTCCAGATTCGCCATTGACTCTAGCAACGTCTGCTGGTTATGTGCAATATCCTCCACCTGCTGTCTTCTTTGCAAGTGCTAATTCTAGTCTCCGTCCATATGTTGAAGCCAAATTACCTCTTATGCTTTCCCCTTATTTATTCTGGCCAACAGTTATAAAAGAGGATGAAAGAACATCCTTTCAAGATGTTAACAGGGCTACCACTTCAGTCAATAACCAGCAAAGAGTCGAATCAACACGACCTTCGTATCCTAATACAGAGAGACAAAATGATTCAATGGCACCTATGGAGACATGCCCTGCAGAAATTCCTTGCTTGCAAAATGTAACAGAAGGTGCAAACAATAATTCTCTCTCTGATTCCATAATGGAAAATGCGGAAAACAATGATTCCCTACCTCCAAGTGGTCTTCAAAACAGCTCTTCTGCTGTCCCACCAAGTACTTACCAATTGAATGGAATGACTATTCAAATGCCAACCAGCCAATCTAGGTCTTTACCTGATGGTAGTCCTGTCGTCAATGCTTCACATCCTTTGGGCAATATTGATCTACAAATGCTTTCAAGAAGTGTAGAGACTGGGCATGTTCACCCATTTATTTCTTTCAGTGATCCTGCTTGCTGGGAGTTGCCATTCTTGCAAGGTTGGTTAATGGGGCAGTCCCATGCTGGCTTACATACTATGGGCCCTGTGAACACTACTGCCCAAGGAAATTTACCTGTGGTTCGGGGACCCAGCTCAAATTCAGCAGATTTACTCCATTCAAGGAACTTGGAGGCATTGCTGGCCTCTTCAGGTATACCGACTAATTATGGTCATACTAGGGGAAGTGGACGTAGTGCTTCTCGTCATCGCCCACGTTCTCGTTTGATTCCTCCAACAGGTTCTGGTGAAGGTGCTTCTTTTCCACACCCTCAAAACGATGTAGTGGATGCTCATCATGCCCCAAGCAACATTGAATCTGATATTTCCTCATCATTGGCCGCTGCTGCAGCTGCGGAGTTACCTTGCACAGTGAAGCTAAGAATATGGACACATGATATACAGAATCCCTGTGCTCCTCTCGATAATGATATCTGCCAGTTGACTATTCCGCATGCTGTATTATGCAG TGAAATGGGTGCCCACTTTTCCCCATGTGGAAGATTTCTAGCAGCTTGTGTGGCATGTATGCTTCCTCGGTTAGAAGGTGATCCTGGATTACATTCACAGATGCACTATGATTCTGCCGGGGCTGCAACTTCTCCGACACGCCACCCTATTTCAGCTCACCAAGTCATGTATGAGCTTCGAATTTATTCTCTTGAGGAGGCAAC TTTTGGATCTATTCTAGCTTCAAGGGCTATCCGAGCTGCTCATTGTTTAACTTCAATTCAG TTTTCACCCACATCAGAACACATATTATTAGCATATGGTCGCCGGCATAATTCATTATTGAGGAGCATCGTTGTTGATGGGGAAACTGCAATTCCTATTTACACTGTTTTGGAG GTTTATAGAGTTTCAGACATGGAACTTGTGAGAGTCCTTCCTAGCGCAGAAGATGAGGTTAATGTTGCCTGTTTTCATCCTTTAGTTGGAGGAGGCCTTGTTTATGGAACAAAG GAAGGAAAGCTTCGGATTCTTCAGTATGATGGGTCGAATGGGGCAAATTGCAATGGATCAAATTTTTTCCTGGAGGAAAATATGCTTGAG GAGTCACTGTGA
- the LOC120275515 gene encoding uncharacterized protein LOC120275515 isoform X2, with amino-acid sequence MTQSWLDNAKFSTASTSASGSCPVFLQSSSNSCSRHRNVFKLLESREISPRGRHSKRLWGLPSKNRVDCTAPRCEITDARHALVSWVEAESLRHLSARYCPLLPPPRSTIAAAFSSDGKTLASTHGDHTVKIIDCQTGNCLKVLSGHRRTPWVVRFHPLRPEIIASGSLDHEVRLWNAHTGDCIGSRDFYRPIASIAFHAQGEILAVASGHKLFIWHYNRVGDPSSPTIVLKTRRSLRAVHFHPHAAPFLLTAEVNDLDSPDSPLTLATSAGYVQYPPPAVFFASANSSLRPYVEAKLPLMLSPYLFWPTVIKEDERTSFQDVNRATTSVNNQQRVESTRPSYPNTERQNDSMAPMETCPAEIPCLQNVTEGANNNSLSDSIMENAENNDSLPPSGLQNSSSAVPPSTYQLNGMTIQMPTSQSRSLPDGSPVVNASHPLGNIDLQMLSRSVETGHVHPFISFSDPACWELPFLQGWLMGQSHAGLHTMGPVNTTAQGNLPVVRGPSSNSADLLHSRNLEALLASSGIPTNYGHTRGSGRSASRHRPRSRLIPPTGSGEGASFPHPQNDVVDAHHAPSNIESDISSSLAAAAAAELPCTVKLRIWTHDIQNPCAPLDNDICQLTIPHAVLCSEMGAHFSPCGRFLAACVACMLPRLEGDPGLHSQMHYDSAGAATSPTRHPISAHQVMYELRIYSLEEATFGSILASRAIRAAHCLTSIQFSPTSEHILLAYGRRHNSLLRSIVVDGETAIPIYTVLEVYRVSDMELVRVLPSAEDEVNVACFHPLVGGGLVYGTKEGKLRILQYDGSNGANCNGSNFFLEENMLEKYALEC; translated from the exons ATGACTCAGTCATGGTTAGATAATGCAAAGTTTTCCACGGCATCAACTTCAGCATCTGGGTCTTGTCCTGTATTTTTGCAATCGTCATCGAATTCTTGCTCACGGCACAG AAATGTTTTTAAGCTGTTAGAATCAAGGGAGATATCTCCTCGAGGAAGACACTCCAAAAGGCTTTGGGGATTGCCTTCAAAAAACAGAGTTGATTGTACTGCgccaagatgtgaaataacagaTGCAAGACATGCTCTTGTTTCTTG GGTAGAAGCAGAGTCCTTAAGGCATTTGTCTGCCAGATACTGTCCTCTTCTTCCTCCACCAAGGTCAACAATTGCTGCGGCATTTAGTTCAGATGGCAAAACACTTGCTTCCACACA TGGTGATCACACTGTCAAAATAATCGACTGCCAAACTGGTAATTGTTTGAAAGTGTTAAGCGGCCATAGGCGGACACCATGGGTG GTTAGGTTCCATCCATTACGCCCAGAAATAATTGCCAGTGGTAGCTTGGATCATGAAGTGCGTTTGTGGAATGCTCATACTGGGGACTGCATAGGATCACGCGATTTTT ATCGTCCAATAGCATCTATTGCATTCCATGCCCAAGGAGAGATTCTTGCTGTGGCTTCAGGTCACAAG CTGTTCATATGGCATTACAACCGAGTAGGAGACCCTTCTTCTCCAACTATTGTGCTGAAGACAAGGCGCTCATTGAGGGCTGTGCATTTTCACCCTCATGCAGCCCCATTTCTATTAACTGCTGAG GTAAATGACCTGGATTCTCCAGATTCGCCATTGACTCTAGCAACGTCTGCTGGTTATGTGCAATATCCTCCACCTGCTGTCTTCTTTGCAAGTGCTAATTCTAGTCTCCGTCCATATGTTGAAGCCAAATTACCTCTTATGCTTTCCCCTTATTTATTCTGGCCAACAGTTATAAAAGAGGATGAAAGAACATCCTTTCAAGATGTTAACAGGGCTACCACTTCAGTCAATAACCAGCAAAGAGTCGAATCAACACGACCTTCGTATCCTAATACAGAGAGACAAAATGATTCAATGGCACCTATGGAGACATGCCCTGCAGAAATTCCTTGCTTGCAAAATGTAACAGAAGGTGCAAACAATAATTCTCTCTCTGATTCCATAATGGAAAATGCGGAAAACAATGATTCCCTACCTCCAAGTGGTCTTCAAAACAGCTCTTCTGCTGTCCCACCAAGTACTTACCAATTGAATGGAATGACTATTCAAATGCCAACCAGCCAATCTAGGTCTTTACCTGATGGTAGTCCTGTCGTCAATGCTTCACATCCTTTGGGCAATATTGATCTACAAATGCTTTCAAGAAGTGTAGAGACTGGGCATGTTCACCCATTTATTTCTTTCAGTGATCCTGCTTGCTGGGAGTTGCCATTCTTGCAAGGTTGGTTAATGGGGCAGTCCCATGCTGGCTTACATACTATGGGCCCTGTGAACACTACTGCCCAAGGAAATTTACCTGTGGTTCGGGGACCCAGCTCAAATTCAGCAGATTTACTCCATTCAAGGAACTTGGAGGCATTGCTGGCCTCTTCAGGTATACCGACTAATTATGGTCATACTAGGGGAAGTGGACGTAGTGCTTCTCGTCATCGCCCACGTTCTCGTTTGATTCCTCCAACAGGTTCTGGTGAAGGTGCTTCTTTTCCACACCCTCAAAACGATGTAGTGGATGCTCATCATGCCCCAAGCAACATTGAATCTGATATTTCCTCATCATTGGCCGCTGCTGCAGCTGCGGAGTTACCTTGCACAGTGAAGCTAAGAATATGGACACATGATATACAGAATCCCTGTGCTCCTCTCGATAATGATATCTGCCAGTTGACTATTCCGCATGCTGTATTATGCAG TGAAATGGGTGCCCACTTTTCCCCATGTGGAAGATTTCTAGCAGCTTGTGTGGCATGTATGCTTCCTCGGTTAGAAGGTGATCCTGGATTACATTCACAGATGCACTATGATTCTGCCGGGGCTGCAACTTCTCCGACACGCCACCCTATTTCAGCTCACCAAGTCATGTATGAGCTTCGAATTTATTCTCTTGAGGAGGCAAC TTTTGGATCTATTCTAGCTTCAAGGGCTATCCGAGCTGCTCATTGTTTAACTTCAATTCAG TTTTCACCCACATCAGAACACATATTATTAGCATATGGTCGCCGGCATAATTCATTATTGAGGAGCATCGTTGTTGATGGGGAAACTGCAATTCCTATTTACACTGTTTTGGAG GTTTATAGAGTTTCAGACATGGAACTTGTGAGAGTCCTTCCTAGCGCAGAAGATGAGGTTAATGTTGCCTGTTTTCATCCTTTAGTTGGAGGAGGCCTTGTTTATGGAACAAAG GAAGGAAAGCTTCGGATTCTTCAGTATGATGGGTCGAATGGGGCAAATTGCAATGGATCAAATTTTTTCCTGGAGGAAAATATGCTTGAG AAGTATGCCCTAGAATGTTGA
- the LOC120275515 gene encoding uncharacterized protein LOC120275515 isoform X1 produces the protein MTQSWLDNAKFSTASTSASGSCPVFLQSSSNSCSRHRNVFKLLESREISPRGRHSKRLWGLPSKNRVDCTAPRCEITDARHALVSWVEAESLRHLSARYCPLLPPPRSTIAAAFSSDGKTLASTHGDHTVKIIDCQTGNCLKVLSGHRRTPWVVRFHPLRPEIIASGSLDHEVRLWNAHTGDCIGSRDFYRPIASIAFHAQGEILAVASGHKLFIWHYNRVGDPSSPTIVLKTRRSLRAVHFHPHAAPFLLTAEVNDLDSPDSPLTLATSAGYVQYPPPAVFFASANSSLRPYVEAKLPLMLSPYLFWPTVIKEDERTSFQDVNRATTSVNNQQRVESTRPSYPNTERQNDSMAPMETCPAEIPCLQNVTEGANNNSLSDSIMENAENNDSLPPSGLQNSSSAVPPSTYQLNGMTIQMPTSQSRSLPDGSPVVNASHPLGNIDLQMLSRSVETGHVHPFISFSDPACWELPFLQGWLMGQSHAGLHTMGPVNTTAQGNLPVVRGPSSNSADLLHSRNLEALLASSGIPTNYGHTRGSGRSASRHRPRSRLIPPTGSGEGASFPHPQNDVVDAHHAPSNIESDISSSLAAAAAAELPCTVKLRIWTHDIQNPCAPLDNDICQLTIPHAVLCSEMGAHFSPCGRFLAACVACMLPRLEGDPGLHSQMHYDSAGAATSPTRHPISAHQVMYELRIYSLEEATFGSILASRAIRAAHCLTSIQFSPTSEHILLAYGRRHNSLLRSIVVDGETAIPIYTVLEVYRVSDMELVRVLPSAEDEVNVACFHPLVGGGLVYGTKEGKLRILQYDGSNGANCNGSNFFLEENMLEVQKYALEC, from the exons ATGACTCAGTCATGGTTAGATAATGCAAAGTTTTCCACGGCATCAACTTCAGCATCTGGGTCTTGTCCTGTATTTTTGCAATCGTCATCGAATTCTTGCTCACGGCACAG AAATGTTTTTAAGCTGTTAGAATCAAGGGAGATATCTCCTCGAGGAAGACACTCCAAAAGGCTTTGGGGATTGCCTTCAAAAAACAGAGTTGATTGTACTGCgccaagatgtgaaataacagaTGCAAGACATGCTCTTGTTTCTTG GGTAGAAGCAGAGTCCTTAAGGCATTTGTCTGCCAGATACTGTCCTCTTCTTCCTCCACCAAGGTCAACAATTGCTGCGGCATTTAGTTCAGATGGCAAAACACTTGCTTCCACACA TGGTGATCACACTGTCAAAATAATCGACTGCCAAACTGGTAATTGTTTGAAAGTGTTAAGCGGCCATAGGCGGACACCATGGGTG GTTAGGTTCCATCCATTACGCCCAGAAATAATTGCCAGTGGTAGCTTGGATCATGAAGTGCGTTTGTGGAATGCTCATACTGGGGACTGCATAGGATCACGCGATTTTT ATCGTCCAATAGCATCTATTGCATTCCATGCCCAAGGAGAGATTCTTGCTGTGGCTTCAGGTCACAAG CTGTTCATATGGCATTACAACCGAGTAGGAGACCCTTCTTCTCCAACTATTGTGCTGAAGACAAGGCGCTCATTGAGGGCTGTGCATTTTCACCCTCATGCAGCCCCATTTCTATTAACTGCTGAG GTAAATGACCTGGATTCTCCAGATTCGCCATTGACTCTAGCAACGTCTGCTGGTTATGTGCAATATCCTCCACCTGCTGTCTTCTTTGCAAGTGCTAATTCTAGTCTCCGTCCATATGTTGAAGCCAAATTACCTCTTATGCTTTCCCCTTATTTATTCTGGCCAACAGTTATAAAAGAGGATGAAAGAACATCCTTTCAAGATGTTAACAGGGCTACCACTTCAGTCAATAACCAGCAAAGAGTCGAATCAACACGACCTTCGTATCCTAATACAGAGAGACAAAATGATTCAATGGCACCTATGGAGACATGCCCTGCAGAAATTCCTTGCTTGCAAAATGTAACAGAAGGTGCAAACAATAATTCTCTCTCTGATTCCATAATGGAAAATGCGGAAAACAATGATTCCCTACCTCCAAGTGGTCTTCAAAACAGCTCTTCTGCTGTCCCACCAAGTACTTACCAATTGAATGGAATGACTATTCAAATGCCAACCAGCCAATCTAGGTCTTTACCTGATGGTAGTCCTGTCGTCAATGCTTCACATCCTTTGGGCAATATTGATCTACAAATGCTTTCAAGAAGTGTAGAGACTGGGCATGTTCACCCATTTATTTCTTTCAGTGATCCTGCTTGCTGGGAGTTGCCATTCTTGCAAGGTTGGTTAATGGGGCAGTCCCATGCTGGCTTACATACTATGGGCCCTGTGAACACTACTGCCCAAGGAAATTTACCTGTGGTTCGGGGACCCAGCTCAAATTCAGCAGATTTACTCCATTCAAGGAACTTGGAGGCATTGCTGGCCTCTTCAGGTATACCGACTAATTATGGTCATACTAGGGGAAGTGGACGTAGTGCTTCTCGTCATCGCCCACGTTCTCGTTTGATTCCTCCAACAGGTTCTGGTGAAGGTGCTTCTTTTCCACACCCTCAAAACGATGTAGTGGATGCTCATCATGCCCCAAGCAACATTGAATCTGATATTTCCTCATCATTGGCCGCTGCTGCAGCTGCGGAGTTACCTTGCACAGTGAAGCTAAGAATATGGACACATGATATACAGAATCCCTGTGCTCCTCTCGATAATGATATCTGCCAGTTGACTATTCCGCATGCTGTATTATGCAG TGAAATGGGTGCCCACTTTTCCCCATGTGGAAGATTTCTAGCAGCTTGTGTGGCATGTATGCTTCCTCGGTTAGAAGGTGATCCTGGATTACATTCACAGATGCACTATGATTCTGCCGGGGCTGCAACTTCTCCGACACGCCACCCTATTTCAGCTCACCAAGTCATGTATGAGCTTCGAATTTATTCTCTTGAGGAGGCAAC TTTTGGATCTATTCTAGCTTCAAGGGCTATCCGAGCTGCTCATTGTTTAACTTCAATTCAG TTTTCACCCACATCAGAACACATATTATTAGCATATGGTCGCCGGCATAATTCATTATTGAGGAGCATCGTTGTTGATGGGGAAACTGCAATTCCTATTTACACTGTTTTGGAG GTTTATAGAGTTTCAGACATGGAACTTGTGAGAGTCCTTCCTAGCGCAGAAGATGAGGTTAATGTTGCCTGTTTTCATCCTTTAGTTGGAGGAGGCCTTGTTTATGGAACAAAG GAAGGAAAGCTTCGGATTCTTCAGTATGATGGGTCGAATGGGGCAAATTGCAATGGATCAAATTTTTTCCTGGAGGAAAATATGCTTGAG GTTCAGAAGTATGCCCTAGAATGTTGA
- the LOC120269642 gene encoding LOW QUALITY PROTEIN: 60S ribosomal protein L18a-like (The sequence of the model RefSeq protein was modified relative to this genomic sequence to represent the inferred CDS: deleted 1 base in 1 codon): MGVFRFHQFQVVGRALPTSSDEHPKIFRMKLWATNEVRAKSKFWYFLRKLKKVKKSNGQVLAINEIFEKYPTKIKNYGIWLRYQSRTGYHNMYKEYRDTTLNGAVEQMYNEMASRHRVRFPCIQIIKTATIPAKLCKRESTKQFHDSKIKFPLVFRKVRPPTRKLKTTFKASRPNLFM; encoded by the exons ATGGGGGTTTTCAGG TTCCATCAGTTCCAGGTCGTGGGCAGAGCTCTCCCCACTTCATCTGATGAGCACCCAAAGATTTTCCGCATGAAGCTTTGGGCAACAAATGAAGTCCGAGCCAAATCAAAGTTCTG GTACTTCTTGAGGAAGTTGAAGAAGGTTAAG AAAAGCAATGGGCAAGTGCTTGCCATCAATGAG ATATTTGAGAAGTATCCAACAAAGATCAAGAACTATGGTATCTGGCTGAGGTATCAAAGTCGAACCGGCTATCACAACATGTACAAGGAATACCGAGACACAACACTCAATGGTGCGGTCGAACAGATGTACAATGAAATGGCATCCCGGCACCGTGTCAGATTCCCATGCATCCAGATCATCAAGACTGCCACCATCCCGGCCAAGCTCTGCAAGCGTGAGAGCACGAAACAGTTCCATGACTCGAAGATCAAATTCCCTCTCGTCTTCAGGAAAGTCCGACCCCCTACTCGGAAGCTTAAAACCACTTTCAAGGCGTCTCGCCCTAATCTCTTCATGTAG